DNA from Gouania willdenowi chromosome 15, fGouWil2.1, whole genome shotgun sequence:
cgcgaggacagtgtgtgtgattgctgcgtgttgctgctgagctgtcactgcatggagttgctccgttcctcagacaaaggtcatctctgccttttttttttgctggctctgccatgatataagtttgagaaaagggAATTGGTAGACAACCGTGTACAGCCACAGGGCTGGtgataatctagcattagtttgtattgggctgccgtaaagcagtatgtCTTGCCACtaggtcggaggcaggaaaagttgcaagtgcagttttctggccagagacagcagggggagatgaaatcaccccataaacacttataTTACcgtcacagggactatgagaaaaatttattaaggtgaaaaagttacttagttctgctttaattaaTGCCAAACGACCCATCACCTTCATGTTTTACCCGAAGCCCCGCACAGCTGTGTGATTGGAGATGCTTCAGCTGTGAAGTGTCACCATgtaaaatgatcaccagttcagctaatacaccatcagctaaacctgtctttgtaccagtgtcttcacaacacatttaaaacacacttcagatgaagctcagCATTAACATGATCACTACTCTATCGGTTGCATGTAGCGAGAGATTTTAAATAAGGTTAACCACCCCTTTCTTTGTCCTatcctgactccctcttccctgttcccttccctctCACCAAGGTGCAACACTGCCCTTTAATGTTATATTCTCTGTTTAATacagtttttcttacccttccttagggagggctggagatggtcacaattatgcaataaaacacttgtatttatttcactgcaataataaaacattcataACTGTagtgaaaagattgcactataTGTAGTGTTGACAtttaacagcatgtgcagacgaggtgaaaaaaaaatagattattggcagaattggacatatttgtccatttgtcacactttctagaTAATAATCCATCACCTGTTTTCAGGTGAATAATAGCTTGTAAATATGCAATATTGTCCTTTAACATGTATGTTAGGTCATGTTGGGTcacagttttaaataaagaaaaacagagaaaataaaagaagTCAGATTGCACATTGTGTGTACTACTTACTCCATCTTCCTCTTTGTAAGGGTTCAGACGATTGTACGCAGCTTCGATGACACTCCGTCTGTATGAAGATCACACAGATACAAACATGTTAATAAACACACCCTGTAATGACTGATAGAAAAAAATCACCTTACAGATACAGTCAGAAACCCAGTGGATAAGCATTGTTCTTGTCCGTGGTTTTTCCAAGTGTTAGTGAAttgtctatctatctacattAACACGGGAACCAGAGTAGGGATAAAAAACTATTTGGACATGTGCTCTAGCAAGGTCAAAGCTAAAAGGCTCCATCAATAACCGGTATaagaaaacaccaaaaacaattTGGTGGCAGTTAAAAGCTGCATTTCAGAGATCACAGGTGTCCTCTATGTGAAGTATATTGGCAGAAAAATAAAGTGGACCTTTTAGACTAGAGAGCATTCAACTGCAGCGTACAGGAAGCCATTCTATCAGGCAGTGTTTACTGTTATTGGTCTTTAAAGTGGCAACTTGCCAGTAGGTTTCTTTTTCCCAGCTGTGGAGCTGTGGGGTGATGCAAGTGAACCTATagcacaggggtgtcaaactcattttagttcaggggccaaagacAGAGCACTTTATCTTAAGTGAGCTGCAGATTTTAGacgggaaaattagtaattcaataattattgtgttttagtttgcacttccacatgtaaataaatgataacatATGTAcaacactgataatatcaaagcaataagtgacagatgtctgtccctgcaggatcttcactttcaattcatttgattttgtcacccatttttatgaaatttttggaataatttgaagaaaattattcaggatttgggaaaaaaatggaaGGTTCTTTTAGAAATTtgagaataaaaactaaattcaatgaaaatgtgAGTGTCActcaatttgtgtattaatttggagatatCTTGCTGAGACACCTGTAACTGAATTAGtaggtaatttacacaatgagtcctggtttctctgactttactgctgtgggccaaattggatgctctgaagcagagatgtcaaactcactttagttAAGGAGCCAAATATAAAGTATTTTGACCTTTAGTGGGCCATAGATTTTAAGTTTTCACTTTGAcgtatagatacagtatattaggTGTGTAACGCACCcacaatatccaagcagtaGGTGACAGATATCAGACCCTCTAGGATTTcctcttttaaatttcattgatttataactaatttatgtaattttgggaaattatgagaaataatttcaggaaaattgagcccttgagatttaaaatgactgcagtcatgtgataaaagcatgaaaaaattgCGATGCTCCTAATATTGTGGAGATCTAAgaaatgtgtgtatttagaagggctgagatatctacactgaaatatttgattatttacacaatgattcatgtttttctgtcttttttttttaactttctcctgtgggctgaattggatgctcaaaggggctggatttggcccctgggccttgagtttgacacgtgtgctatAGCAGCAGGAGCCATTGTCCTGTATCATCACATTCAGTTAGGAAACATCCAAAACAAGCAGAACGTCGTCTATTCAGGAATGAGGAACTCTGACTTTAAGGATGATTTCTGTTGCactgtgtatttattaatgaataCTTCTGTAACTTatatacacaaacaaacagttgTATACAGACATTCTTTCACTACGTTCTTACTTGCTAGCCAGACCCCCCCCGGGTGGCagagtaggcatgctgctgtcAGAAGAAAGGTTCCTCATCACTGTTACCAAATCTGGAAAACCGTCTTCCCCGGCCCGAGACAGCATCTCTAAAAACAACACCAGATGACCAAGATATGCTGTTACACAATCCTGTATGGAAGCCAACAACATCTGTACAGCCTCTTCTCATGTTTTACTTTCTCTACTCTGTCATATCATCAGCACTAAAACAAGTATTCACAAAGCATTATACATCATTTTCTATAATGAAAGTGAAACAATCGTCTACATCTAAGAACTTTGGAACAACCTTTAccttagtggttctcaaacttttgttGTGCCTCtcctttgaaagaaaaaaaaagaacttttcaACCCATCCAAATAAAATCGGtcaaaaatgtaaagttttattataattttttcaaaggATGAAAATTGTGTCTATTCTTCTTGataactcaaaataaaataaaatgtccaatcagatattttagaacagtaaaaatgaagggctaacaaaaaaaaaaaaaaacaaaaaaaattgggggGGGCACTCAGTTTGAGATCCACTGCTTTATCTAATACAGTAGTTCAGCAATGTTGCCATTGATAAGTAACTTATCAAATTAAATATCATTATCTTTACAGAGTGCATGTAAACATATAAAGCcaaatttacttttaatttaattatccCCATTACATCTAATTAAGTAACAGATTTGCATTcacttaaaacagctcataaaaaaagaacagatgttattttggcttaatttatgaagaaaagaaacaacTGCTCCAGCATTGTGTAAATATTAGGGGGAAAAATCTAAGTGAGGCCAAATTTGGAACAAAGTAAATTAGGGGCCCCAAACCAAGTTCTGTGGCATAAAAGTGAAACAATGAGTGAATTTTGGAACAAGGAAGTGTCTAAAAACCAGATGGATTCCCAGCCCTCGTGGATCAGGTTAGGACATCCTGGACTAGAATGAATCCACAGTAGATGTGTGAGTGAGGAGAAGGTTACTGAAGTGGAAATGGAGGTCATGTGAGATGTTCCTTTCCTGTGAGTCTGTGATTACTTGTGTGGAGGAGAGACAATAGAAAGTGGCATGATCAGTCACCCGAATGGACCAACAACCTAGAATGATACAGCTATAGTTCAAGGAGAATAATGTATCTTATGACTATCAAGCCAATGCTTTGAGTTTTAATGTAACAATATGTATCTGTAAAAATGTTACTCAAGATCATTTTTCTAAATCCATTACTCAAGCTTCCAACACAGTCACTTTCTAGGAATAGCTGTATAAATAATCTTTCAGATGTTTCCGTTCTTCATCTTAATCCTTAATTACTTGCAAACAAcagaataataaacatttttatcacCTTCCACTCGAGACTCCAGGTATTTGTTGAGTTCAGCCTCTTTCCTCACTGCTTCCTCCGACACTTTGGAATCATCCGACAAACACACCAACACAATGCTCATATTATCCCGACTCCCCTAAGATGAACGTCAGGAGAGAAGAATAAAAAACTGGGTCAGAAAGAAGGCGTACACAAGGAGTTCAGACTAGGGATGTACCAAAAACCGAAACAATGGAagaaattatgcaaattattagtctcattgcatttatggctataaatgtgtactaaccctaaaattaaaacattgtaattgtatGAGTTAATattgcttcaaagaataaatcaataaaaaaatatgaaaatatttatattcCAACAATACacgatataaaattaaaaaataaaatgtttaacttgaacccacaaaatgttttcattttcggTTGAAAAATTTAGGTCAGACTGTTATCGTAAACTAGGGATGTGCCATCTAAGGAACCTAACAATTCCATTTGATAACGAATAAGAGTGCGACGATTTGATTATTCAACGATTATCACGATTTTCAatgcatctctctctctctctctctctaagtATGTcagtaattattaattaaagtaaccaaacagaTGTATCATCATTATTTATGTCAAATCTAACAGTAATCAGATTAGGGGGAGCGGGGCAGTGCTCTAAAGCTCACGGCCCACAAGCCACCTCCTCTGTCAGGCCCTTCCAAGCCGTCGCAGAGGAAATGTGCCCGGCGAGGAGACACTGGTGCCAGGAATGCACAGATGCATCTTGGCCAACTTTGAAATAATAGCACATGATTCTTTCAAATTCTAGCTTTTAATCTGGATGAATGAATCTCCCGCTCAGTAATTGTAGCTCAAGAGTTAGCTGCCGCTATCGCCTACTTGACCTGGTCTGTTCCTTCAGGTGTCACGGCGGCATGCACAACTTTATATTTCATTCCGCGAGCAGCAGTCATGTTCCTGCCATTTAGTCATtatgaaaaatagattttttttttacatttatgaatAGTTATCGAATCACAATTAATCTAATAATCGATGTATTGGCACACTTCTATTGTTTACACAATATACAACTCTGAGTATAAGAAACAAATGCATACATACTTTGTGCAGGCAGGTGTCAATCACTTCGTTACACACCCTCTCCAGGTCATCACATACTTCAAGCCTGGATTTGACAAACTGGCACAGCTCCTCATTGGACATAACGTCCCAGATGCCGTCACAGGCCAGAATCACAAACTGATCCTGCTCTGGTGCCCGTCCCATGACAAACACCTCTGGTTCGGGGCTAACCAGCTGCTCCGTGGGGCCTTTGCCATCCACGCACTTGTAATCGAAGTCCCCGAGGGCCCTCGACACAGCCAGTGACCCGTTAACTCTCTGAATCATCACCGAGCCGCCGGCGTTCTGGATGCGCTCCCTCTCACGTGGGTTGCAAGGCTTGTGGTCGAGTGTTGAGAAGCACACTTGGGAACTGCGGAACAGAACTGCTCGAGAGTCCCCACAGTTAATAAAGAAGAAATGATCAGGCGATAGAAGAATGCCCACTGCAGTGGAACCACTGCGGTCCAGGCCGTTGCGTAGGTCAGAGAAACTGCGCATGTGCTCATCGATTTTCAAAAAGGCCGCCCTGATCCCACCTTTCACAGCCTCCACTGCAGGAGGGTCCACAGCGGGGGTGTTGCTGCAGGAGCTGTCTGATCCAGACTGGGAGCCTTTAGATCCTCCGCTTTCTACGCTAGCAGTTATTATGTGTTCAAGGAGATGTTTTGAGCAGTAGTTAGCGACTTTGGAACCGGCGTGACCGTCGTACACGGCAAAGAATGACCAGTTGGTCATACCAGGTGAGGGAAGTCCCAAAACAGCTGTGTGAGCATCTTCCATCTCCACCCGCCATCCTTGCATGGAGCTCAGTCCATATCGGAGGCCGTTGCCCTCACCGTGCGAGTTGTGCTTCTCTGTTTTGGGCTTGTCCAAGAAGGCACCCATGGCTCCACGTAAGAAATCTACAGTTACCTGTGgtgaagaaaaaatacattaataaataagtaaatcaaACTATTTGCAgctaggcaaggcaaatgtatctTTATAGCACAATTCATACACacggcaattcaatgtgctttagatGATTAAAAAGTAAGCCTGGACAATGtatcgagatttctattttggcgatatagaaaattacaataacacctagaattatattaaaatacttgttttaggagtcactgttttcactacttctctgaacagcatgaaaatcacAGATGGTTTACTGaatgtgttctaacccagaccttcccctaaacaagccacactacagaactcactcatacgtgctgtcctatagaggagaaaaagccaaaagtggcacagaTTGTacagatgtttgttaataaatgagcttgtgtggcattttgcatcagcaaatttaacccagatatgaatttttgttaAGACTTAATTGAGGTAaaactattcatccatccatccattttcatacccgcttattcccgtttaacagggtcgcgggggtctgccggtgccaatctccggctctcatagggcgctgggcgggggtgaGGTAAAACTATCCAGATTCATATTGTATATCATTGTATAATAAACTTCCtaaataacagtggatattaacAGACACATATTACATTTGAGGTTGTTTTAAGCTTCAAATTTTTTGTTGGTAAGACACAAAATGCTTTAAATTAAGCAATATTGATATTTGTATGTAtactatttaatatatttatttaacacaTGATGGACATTTAAAGATGCTGCCTAGCTAAAGAATGAGTCCAAGTGTATTTGTTATAGTCAAGTTTTGTCCTGCATTGAAAAGGATTTTTGACCTATTgcgtatttttgtgtgtaaccTAATTAAGGCTTGTATTTGAGTCtgtattgttttttgtcaaaagtatcgagatatgaattttggccTAAATCTCCcatttatttaacagtttaaaaaacaaaaagaacatcaaaatcagcagtaaaaactttaaatcaacaatatcatgattaaaaatctctctctcagtcatacgcagtagaaaaaaagagtgcctttaacttggattaaaaaatgttcccattggacgatgacttcagctctgctggcctggtagtttgtttcacttctttgcagcataacaactaaaagcagcatgtttgctgtgaactctagGTAAAAGTCTAGTTTAAAGGGAGCTGCCAAATATTAATCTAAGGTCTTCGTTGTCAGAAAAAACTAATTCAAGATTTAACACTAATAAAAATCCACCGATTTCTCATCAAGATGTTCTATCAGTTGCACCTGCATTAGCTGAATGAGCAGCAACACAAGCCATTGATAAAcggaaaaaaacacatgaatccAACCGCAGTTTATTACTTTTACGTAACAAGAGAACATGAGAATATAGATAGAGCCGTATCGATTGGAACGGTACTTAATGGAGTCTCGGCTGCGGAAATTGCACTCTTGTATGCAACTtctaaaaatatcaataaatgcTTTTGGCAAATACATTGTGTGAGTAGGTAGGATGGAGTCTCTTAATGTGAGACCTCACAGACTGAATGCTAAAATGTAATAATGCATTAACGGAAACTAAGAGGTAAATGCATCAATGTCCTACAAAATCACAACGATACCCaatgcttaaaaaacaaaaccatgttTTGTGATTGCTGACTGGAGGTTTTAATACGGAAAAGCTGACAATAAAGTTTGAATGATATGATAAAAACAACTTGagcaaacaaattaaaaaaaagaaacaaaatgcaGGATTTTCTTAATGCTATCAGTTCAGGCGACAGCATCAATATAACATTCAACAGAAGAGTGGAACTTGTATTCTTAATCAAGTTTGTCTGCTCTTTTGTACTGTAGCTCTTGGCcacatctcaaaaaaaaaaaaaaaaggtacatccagctaaaataaataaaggctaaATAGAGAATTAATAATTGCCCAAATAAATTCTACTGTGGTGTCACTAGCCAAGAATTATTGGCCATTAAAGGTGAGACGGTATACGGTGCAACAAAATATTAAAGCATCACAAAGTTAAAGTATAAattttccaaatatttttttttttccttttaaaaaaatgctgtaTCGCATCGTGATCCTGAGCCCATTATTAATATTGACGATACTGGTATCGTCCAGGGCCGGGCAATAtgtcgagattcaagatgtatcaggTTTTATCTATTTTGgagacataaaaaatgaaaatattgcctatactaatatttatatatatattttatagtttattttgtattaaaatactcaatttaggagtcgctgcttttgcttcTTCTAAGAACAGCATTACAGAATACAGACAAATagagaaataacaataaaagtaaaagaaaggtTAAGGAAAAGCAAGTTAGAACATGTGGGTTTTGAGGAGTGTTTCAAAGTTCTGTAATGAGTCACAAGCcacactaaagaactcactcacacgtgctgtctcttagaggagaaaaagccaaaagtggcccaTATTGCGCAGTTGGttggtaataaatgtgcctctgtagcattttgcatcagcaaatttaacccagaatttttGTTCTGATCTGATTATATCTGAATTTAAAATAGAGCTCAATATTGTTTATTGCTATTTTGAGAAatcagttttggtccatatcacccagccctaatatcaTCCTACCCCTACAGGCCACTtactaaatattaataaatgtgcatgAATTCGCTGCTTTCGTGTATTGCTGCGGCTGCTAGAACTATTATGTCAATcatcaaatgttttttgtttgcatgCATTATTAGAATTTAGTTGAATTCCCTCGTTTGGAAAATGTTGGCCCTGATTGGATCACTTTAACCATTACAATGAGCACACGTCCTAATTCCGCCACTGGTACCAGTGTGACAGCATTATAGGAGGTTAAATGCTCCCATACTCAGCTGGTCttacataaaacataaataccAGTATGCATAACTTATAACCTCTGACGTAAGCCCTCTGAACTCCATGAAGACATCTTCCCTAGAGTCGGATGCCTCCATAGTTACATAGTGAAGAGTGGCAGGTGAGAGGTTGCCATGACAACATGAGCAGTATGTGCTATTAGCTGCAGCATCATGTCCATTTGCTGTGTTTTCAAGCACTAACCCAGCCATACATAAAGCAGATGCACACACAATTGTATGGTTTAATTCTAAATCATAGCAGGTAAACTAACCTCATTTTGATTAATTCTGACCATGTAAATCCTTCTTGTGACTTTGATGACAGTAAACACAGAGTGGGCTGCTAGCAGACAGGCTAAGAAAAGCTACGGATAAAGGACTTTTGACTGGAAGGATAGCTTTAACAAGCTAATGCAATTTAACTGTCCACTGCTGATGAGATTCTAGCACAGCTCGATTAGCTTGTCAGAAGCAGGCCACAGGTTGCACACAGTATTAGACCACAGCTAACTGGACAGTTATAGCTGCCAGCTCACACTGGCTCAGCATTAGAAGAATGGCTGAAGATGGGTGAAGTGTTTTTGAGAGGTTTCCTTTAGCATTGTTACAGTTTTATTAACTGgggctaaaacaaaaaaaatgaaaataataataattctaggCAAGTTTGTACAGAGAACTGGACATGGTTAGAGTTTTccttaaagaaacaaaataacttATCAAAAGGATGAAAAAATTGACTGCTtacatgtgatataagcataaGAAAACTGTGAGTCCTGGTAGAtttgggttaggatgcactcggaaatccatcaaactgtgcttttctgagaagtcgcaaaagcagcgactcctaaaatgagtattttgatacaaaataatgtataagaaatatattttatcaatataggccaggggtctgcaacctttactctcaatggagccgttttgcctcatctcgcttggattaaaatccttctcaattaagacaatacagtgtataaaattctacacagttaaaataatatcaaataattttatgagttaaaggatttgaagggctacaaaaaacaacttgaatttgataacatgatcatgttggtcaacacatgttaattgctcatttcttgaaACGTATCAAGCATGAATATTAAGGCGGCATAGTGgcaattaaatacatctttCCCCACACTAATACAAActattttctttcaaaatagtctgattgttagtttagttatcttacaagggatttaaaacttaaggttaaccacaggtgcaaggaaagtGATGGTCAGTAGAGGTTGTAGGaaatgaagtaggaaggtgacagttattgcacaatgtgatttatttttaggtt
Protein-coding regions in this window:
- the ppm1ba gene encoding protein phosphatase 1B isoform X4: MGAFLDKPKTEKHNSHGEGNGLRYGLSSMQGWRVEMEDAHTAVLGLPSPGMTNWSFFAVYDGHAGSKVANYCSKHLLEHIITASVESGGSKGSQSGSDSSCSNTPAVDPPAVEAVKGGIRAAFLKIDEHMRSFSDLRNGLDRSGSTAVGILLSPDHFFFINCGDSRAVLFRSSQVCFSTLDHKPCNPRERERIQNAGGSVMIQRVNGSLAVSRALGDFDYKCVDGKGPTEQLVSPEPEVFVMGRAPEQDQFVILACDGIWDVMSNEELCQFVKSRLEVCDDLERVCNEVIDTCLHKGSRDNMSIVLVCLSDDSKVSEEAVRKEAELNKYLESRVEEMLSRAGEDGFPDLVTVMRNLSSDSSMPTLPPGGGLASKRSVIEAAYNRLNPYKEEDGSGADLECHW
- the ppm1ba gene encoding protein phosphatase 1B isoform X1, producing MLASFIKASRQAGVERQEWLTLRRAKPVTTSRWHSHLTAVTVDFLRGAMGAFLDKPKTEKHNSHGEGNGLRYGLSSMQGWRVEMEDAHTAVLGLPSPGMTNWSFFAVYDGHAGSKVANYCSKHLLEHIITASVESGGSKGSQSGSDSSCSNTPAVDPPAVEAVKGGIRAAFLKIDEHMRSFSDLRNGLDRSGSTAVGILLSPDHFFFINCGDSRAVLFRSSQVCFSTLDHKPCNPRERERIQNAGGSVMIQRVNGSLAVSRALGDFDYKCVDGKGPTEQLVSPEPEVFVMGRAPEQDQFVILACDGIWDVMSNEELCQFVKSRLEVCDDLERVCNEVIDTCLHKGSRDNMSIVLVCLSDDSKVSEEAVRKEAELNKYLESRVEEMLSRAGEDGFPDLVTVMRNLSSDSSMPTLPPGGGLASKRSVIEAAYNRLNPYKEEDGSGADLECHW
- the ppm1ba gene encoding protein phosphatase 1B isoform X3, encoding MLASFIKASRQAGVERQEWLTLRRAKPVTTSRWHSHLTAVTVDFLRGAMGAFLDKPKTEKHNSHGEGNGLRYGLSSMQGWRVEMEDAHTAVLGLPSPGMTNWSFFAVYDGHAGSKVANYCSKHLLEHIITASVESGGSKGSQSGSDSSCSNTPAVDPPAVEAVKGGIRAAFLKIDEHMRSFSDLRNGLDRSGSTAVGILLSPDHFFFINCGDSRAVLFRSSQVCFSTLDHKPCNPRERERIQNAGGSVMIQRVNGSLAVSRALGDFDYKCVDGKGPTEQLVSPEPEVFVMGRAPEQDQFVILACDGIWDVMSNEELCQFVKSRLEVCDDLERVCNEVIDTCLHKGSRDNMSIVLVCLSDDSKVSEEAVRKEAELNKYLESRVEVITDSQERNISHDLHFHFSNLLLTHTSTVDSF
- the ppm1ba gene encoding protein phosphatase 1B isoform X2, producing MLASFIKASRQAGVERQEWLTLRRAKPVTTSRWHSHLTAVTVDFLRGAMGAFLDKPKTEKHNSHGEGNGLRYGLSSMQGWRVEMEDAHTAVLGLPSPGMTNWSFFAVYDGHAGSKVANYCSKHLLEHIITASVESGGSKGSQSGSDSSCSNTPAVDPPAVEAVKGGIRAAFLKIDEHMRSFSDLRNGLDRSGSTAVGILLSPDHFFFINCGDSRAVLFRSSQVCFSTLDHKPCNPRERERIQNAGGSVMIQRVNGSLAVSRALGDFDYKCVDGKGPTEQLVSPEPEVFVMGRAPEQDQFVILACDGIWDVMSNEELCQFVKSRLEVCDDLERVCNEVIDTCLHKGSRDNMSIVLVCLSDDSKVSEEAVRKEAELNKYLESRVEEMLSRAGEDGFPDLVTVMRNLSSDSSMPTLPPGGGLASKRSVIEAAYNRLNPYKEEDGPSCFI